From Alienimonas californiensis, a single genomic window includes:
- a CDS encoding DoxX family protein: MAAPLPRLRLRTAARWSLAAALVGAGLNHFFQPYYYLPLVPPALSGPGVWNAVAGAAEILGGVGLLVPRLRTAAMWGLIAMLVAFLWVHVEMIAYPDRTELGRDAPTWLLWARLPLQGVLIAWVWWVGQSEGTGAGGRAA, encoded by the coding sequence ATGGCCGCCCCCCTGCCGCGACTTCGCCTCCGTACCGCTGCCCGTTGGTCGCTGGCGGCGGCGTTGGTGGGGGCGGGGTTGAATCACTTTTTTCAGCCGTATTATTATCTGCCGCTCGTGCCGCCGGCGTTGTCGGGGCCGGGGGTTTGGAACGCCGTCGCCGGGGCGGCGGAGATCCTCGGCGGGGTCGGGTTGCTCGTCCCGCGGCTACGGACGGCGGCGATGTGGGGGTTGATCGCGATGCTGGTCGCGTTCCTGTGGGTGCACGTCGAGATGATCGCGTACCCGGACCGCACCGAACTCGGCCGGGACGCGCCGACGTGGCTGCTGTGGGCCCGGTTGCCGCTGCAGGGTGTGCTGATCGCTTGGGTGTGGTGGGTCGGGCAGAGCGAGGGCACGGGAGCCGGGGGGCGCGCCGCCTAG
- a CDS encoding alpha/beta hydrolase family protein, translating into MLVPCLLALSLGWAEPPAEQQPYDPLALPTDFEAKPLDLTVHDAQRDRDVPLRVRLPNAEGPAPVLLFSHGLGGNKEGGTYLAEHWAARGYVTANLQHPGSDDAVWRDAPLGRRLAAMKQAASAGNLQSRIADVQTTLDQLKIWNEEQGHPLFGRLDLGRVGMSGHSFGAVTTQHVSGQSLGRLGPQGADPRIDAAVALSPSAPSRGTPAEAFGEVAIPWLLMTGTKDDGAGVTTQTPESRRQVFPALPPTIDRYQLVLKDAEHHAFADVRGGFGQRTRNPNHHWAIRALTTAFWDAHLRADPAAKSWLHGEGANGVLEKGDEWQARPAGK; encoded by the coding sequence ATGCTCGTCCCCTGCCTGCTCGCCCTGTCGCTCGGCTGGGCGGAGCCCCCGGCCGAACAGCAGCCCTACGACCCGCTCGCCCTGCCGACGGACTTCGAAGCGAAGCCGCTCGACCTGACCGTGCACGACGCCCAGCGCGACCGCGACGTGCCGCTGCGCGTGCGGTTGCCGAACGCCGAGGGGCCGGCGCCGGTCCTGCTGTTCAGCCACGGACTGGGCGGCAACAAGGAGGGCGGAACCTACCTCGCCGAACACTGGGCCGCCCGCGGGTACGTCACGGCGAACCTGCAACACCCCGGCAGCGACGACGCGGTCTGGCGGGACGCCCCCCTCGGCCGCCGCCTGGCCGCGATGAAACAGGCCGCCTCCGCCGGCAACCTGCAGTCGCGGATCGCCGACGTGCAGACGACGCTGGATCAATTGAAGATCTGGAACGAGGAACAGGGCCACCCGCTGTTCGGCCGGCTGGACCTCGGCCGCGTCGGCATGAGCGGGCACTCCTTCGGCGCCGTGACCACGCAACACGTCTCCGGCCAATCCCTCGGCCGGCTCGGCCCGCAGGGCGCGGACCCGCGGATCGACGCCGCTGTCGCCCTCAGCCCCAGCGCCCCCAGCCGCGGCACCCCGGCGGAGGCCTTCGGCGAGGTGGCGATCCCCTGGCTCCTCATGACCGGCACTAAAGACGACGGCGCCGGCGTCACCACGCAAACCCCCGAGAGCCGCCGACAGGTCTTCCCCGCCCTGCCCCCGACGATCGACCGCTATCAATTAGTCCTTAAGGACGCCGAGCACCACGCCTTCGCCGACGTCCGCGGCGGCTTCGGCCAACGGACCCGCAACCCGAACCACCACTGGGCGATTCGGGCCCTCACCACCGCCTTCTGGGACGCCCACCTGCGGGCCGACCCCGCCGCCAAAAGCTGGCTCCACGGCGAAGGGGCGAACGGCGTGCTGGAAAAGGGCGACGAGTGGCAGGCCCGCCCGGCGGGGAAATAA
- a CDS encoding Ppx/GppA phosphatase family protein: MPFPPLPHHSSLITSPDPPPHLTNAPAPPLPVAVIDVGATAMRLALAEVAADGSVRPLEHLTRAVNLGKDVFTDGAITPATMESCVAVLRDYRRVLEQYDLSPGGRGLSGGGAGGAEAGGGRLRVVATSAVREATNRLTFLDRIFAATGIEIEPIDEAETTRVTYLGVLPYLQADPALHEATAAVAEVGGGTTDLLAIRGGDVRFSQSYRVGALRMREAVRAAAGASPRHLWERQADRAARRMAADLPEDASALVALGADVRFAANHLMPPQPGAGEEPEAGPDAAAQRLPLSCLREFLDDAFARTEDELARLYHLPFEQAETLRPALLVNLRLAEALGLEEMVVAEVHLRDGLIRDTAARGDWTDRAAAQAVQSAVHLGRRYRVDTDHARQVARLADRLFEQLAERHRLDARHGRLLSLAALLHEIGLFVGTTGYHKHSMYLIANSDLFGVSRRDLSVIGLVARYHRRASPKATHTPFTQMDRPERVAVAKLAAILRLAKALDESRSGRVKDVIARVDGDRLILTAPGVDDLSLERLAVKQSGPLFREIFGLRVLLRGG, encoded by the coding sequence GTGCCCTTTCCTCCCCTCCCCCATCACTCCTCCCTCATCACCTCCCCCGATCCGCCGCCGCACTTGACCAACGCCCCCGCCCCCCCGCTGCCCGTCGCGGTGATCGACGTGGGCGCGACCGCGATGCGGCTGGCCCTCGCGGAAGTCGCCGCCGACGGCTCCGTCCGGCCGCTGGAGCACCTCACCCGGGCGGTGAACCTCGGCAAGGACGTCTTCACCGACGGCGCCATCACCCCCGCCACGATGGAGTCCTGCGTCGCCGTCCTGCGGGATTACCGCCGCGTGCTTGAACAGTACGACCTCTCCCCCGGCGGGCGGGGGCTCTCCGGCGGCGGGGCCGGCGGGGCGGAAGCCGGCGGCGGGCGGTTGCGGGTCGTCGCCACCAGCGCCGTCCGCGAGGCCACCAACCGCCTCACCTTTCTCGACCGCATCTTCGCCGCCACCGGCATTGAAATTGAGCCGATCGACGAGGCGGAGACCACCCGCGTCACCTACCTCGGCGTGCTGCCCTATCTCCAGGCCGACCCGGCGCTGCACGAGGCGACCGCCGCGGTCGCCGAGGTCGGCGGGGGCACCACGGACCTGCTGGCGATCCGCGGGGGGGACGTGCGGTTCTCCCAGAGCTACCGCGTCGGCGCCCTGCGAATGCGGGAGGCGGTGCGGGCCGCCGCCGGCGCCAGCCCCCGCCACCTGTGGGAGCGCCAGGCCGACCGGGCCGCCCGCCGCATGGCCGCCGACCTGCCGGAAGACGCCTCGGCGCTGGTCGCGTTGGGGGCGGACGTCCGCTTCGCCGCCAATCATCTCATGCCCCCCCAGCCCGGCGCCGGCGAGGAGCCGGAAGCCGGCCCGGACGCCGCCGCCCAGCGCCTGCCGCTCTCCTGCCTGCGGGAGTTCCTCGACGACGCCTTCGCCCGCACCGAGGACGAACTCGCCCGCCTCTATCACCTCCCCTTCGAGCAGGCCGAAACCCTCCGCCCGGCCTTATTGGTGAACCTGCGGCTCGCCGAGGCGTTGGGCCTGGAGGAGATGGTCGTCGCCGAGGTCCACCTCCGCGACGGCCTGATCCGCGACACCGCCGCCCGCGGCGACTGGACCGACCGCGCCGCCGCCCAGGCGGTGCAATCCGCCGTCCATCTGGGCCGCCGCTACCGGGTGGACACCGATCACGCCCGGCAGGTCGCCCGCCTCGCCGACCGCCTGTTCGAGCAACTCGCCGAGCGCCACCGCCTGGACGCCCGCCACGGCCGCCTGCTGTCCCTCGCGGCGCTGCTGCACGAGATCGGTCTGTTCGTGGGCACGACGGGTTATCACAAGCACTCGATGTATTTAATTGCGAACAGCGATCTGTTCGGGGTGAGCCGGCGGGACCTCAGCGTCATCGGGCTGGTGGCCCGCTACCACCGCCGGGCCAGCCCGAAGGCGACGCACACCCCCTTCACCCAGATGGACCGCCCGGAGCGCGTCGCCGTCGCCAAGCTCGCCGCGATTTTGCGACTGGCGAAGGCCCTGGACGAAAGCCGCAGCGGCCGGGTGAAGGACGTGATCGCCCGCGTGGACGGCGACCGCCTCATCCTCACCGCCCCCGGCGTGGACGACCTGAGCCTGGAACGCCTCGCCGTGAAGCAATCCGGCCCGCTGTTCCGCGAGATCTTCGGCCTGCGGGTCTTATTACGCGGCGGCTAA
- a CDS encoding ROK family protein gives MTDSPESDTPPAADAPGDGVRIGFDLGGTKMYACAFDADYKLLGKDRRKTKGHLGSEAGVDRMIATIQDCLDDAGVTAQQVIGIGVGAPGVTDLDKGVLLNTANLGWKDVPLTKLLGEAFDCPVTLCNDVDAGVYGEWKFGAGKEKRCVLGVFPGTGIGGGLVYEGAIFRGAKMSCMEIGHMPVDPLGPRSGLGQRGTLEAVASKLTIAGQAALAAYRGQAPHLMKNTGTDLTDIRSGALSESAEKDPAVRRILLDAAEIIGTTIGGVVNLLAPDVVVLGGGLVEAMPKLLVPAVKKAALAAVMPAFRGAFDVVPAELGDEAAVMGAAAWQQRQADSGKG, from the coding sequence ATGACCGACTCCCCCGAATCCGACACGCCCCCGGCCGCGGACGCTCCCGGCGACGGCGTGCGGATCGGATTCGATCTGGGCGGGACGAAGATGTACGCCTGCGCCTTCGACGCCGACTACAAGCTGCTGGGCAAGGACCGCCGCAAAACCAAGGGGCACCTGGGCAGCGAGGCGGGCGTCGATCGGATGATCGCCACCATCCAGGACTGCCTGGACGACGCCGGCGTCACCGCCCAGCAGGTGATCGGCATCGGCGTGGGGGCGCCGGGGGTCACCGATCTCGATAAAGGCGTGCTGCTGAACACCGCCAACCTCGGTTGGAAGGACGTGCCGCTGACGAAGCTGCTCGGCGAGGCCTTCGACTGCCCCGTCACCCTCTGCAACGACGTGGACGCCGGCGTGTACGGCGAATGGAAGTTCGGCGCCGGCAAGGAGAAACGCTGCGTGCTGGGCGTGTTCCCCGGCACCGGCATCGGCGGGGGACTGGTCTACGAGGGCGCCATCTTCCGCGGCGCGAAAATGAGCTGCATGGAGATCGGCCACATGCCGGTCGACCCGCTGGGACCCCGCAGCGGGCTGGGTCAGCGGGGCACGCTGGAGGCCGTCGCCAGCAAGCTGACGATCGCCGGCCAGGCCGCCCTCGCCGCCTACCGCGGGCAGGCGCCGCACCTGATGAAGAACACCGGCACCGACCTGACGGACATCCGCAGCGGCGCCCTATCCGAGAGCGCGGAGAAGGACCCCGCCGTCCGTCGGATCCTGCTCGACGCCGCGGAGATCATCGGCACGACGATCGGCGGGGTGGTGAACCTGCTCGCCCCGGACGTGGTCGTGTTGGGCGGGGGGCTGGTCGAGGCGATGCCCAAACTGCTGGTGCCCGCGGTGAAGAAGGCCGCCCTGGCTGCCGTCATGCCCGCCTTCCGCGGCGCCTTCGACGTCGTCCCCGCCGAACTGGGCGACGAAGCCGCCGTCATGGGCGCCGCCGCGTGGCAACAGCGACAGGCGGACTCGGGTAAGGGGTGA
- a CDS encoding carbon storage regulator codes for MLILSRKLGQSIRLPEQNVTVHVVAVTGRTVRLGVEAPPEVTILRSELDRSELDAAPAAPPPPPTVAPPRDLPPSRDLEELCSALDRLADRLSAAERDLAARDAGPGSLADLTEELEQTRRTLARIAGCGGATSLAC; via the coding sequence ATGCTGATCCTCTCCCGCAAACTCGGTCAGTCGATCCGGCTGCCGGAGCAGAACGTGACGGTGCACGTGGTCGCCGTCACCGGCCGCACGGTGCGGCTGGGCGTGGAGGCCCCGCCGGAGGTGACGATCCTTCGCAGCGAACTGGATCGGAGCGAACTGGACGCGGCGCCCGCCGCGCCGCCGCCCCCCCCGACGGTCGCGCCGCCGCGGGACCTGCCGCCGTCGCGCGACCTGGAAGAGTTGTGCTCCGCGTTGGATCGGCTGGCGGACCGACTGTCCGCGGCGGAGCGGGACCTCGCCGCCCGGGACGCCGGCCCAGGCTCACTGGCCGACCTGACGGAGGAGCTGGAGCAAACCCGGCGGACGCTGGCCCGCATCGCCGGTTGCGGCGGCGCGACCTCGCTGGCCTGCTGA
- a CDS encoding DUF1559 domain-containing protein, with protein MGTASPSRRRGFTLIELLVVIAIIAILVSLLLPAVQQAREAARRSQCQNNLKQLGLALHNYHSTYKIFPAGRAGTGGTGGNSNRLGWIPPLLPYLDQTALWNQISRPLAVNADGSTKDPAWPAMGPEPWNGSYGPWKTTIASLLCPSDGAPVSGAGDTNYSACWGDNGEGSNDSGGSKHNRGAFGYRVWRGLRDLRDGTTGTLLVGENGRDDGSRNFITVKARGGHTISYADVVKSPGPECLKKAADPDNPGFYHPDITNLHQRGNYWNIGDPSQTGFYTTLPPNGPSCMQADNADSSDDGVISAGSYHTGGAQFLFGDGSVSFISETIDTGNLTAGEPTSGKSPYGTWGALGTRAGGEVPDDY; from the coding sequence ATGGGGACCGCGTCCCCGTCCCGCCGTCGCGGCTTCACGCTGATCGAGCTGCTGGTGGTCATCGCCATCATTGCGATCCTGGTGAGCCTGCTGCTGCCCGCCGTGCAGCAGGCCCGCGAGGCCGCCCGCCGCAGCCAGTGCCAGAACAACCTCAAGCAACTCGGCCTGGCCCTGCACAACTATCACAGCACCTATAAGATCTTCCCCGCCGGCCGCGCCGGCACCGGGGGAACCGGCGGAAACTCGAACCGGCTGGGCTGGATCCCGCCGCTGTTGCCGTATCTCGACCAGACGGCGCTGTGGAATCAGATCAGCAGGCCCCTCGCCGTGAATGCGGACGGCAGCACGAAGGACCCGGCGTGGCCGGCGATGGGGCCGGAGCCCTGGAACGGCAGCTACGGCCCTTGGAAGACGACGATCGCCAGTCTGCTCTGCCCGTCCGACGGCGCCCCGGTGAGCGGCGCGGGCGATACCAACTACAGCGCCTGCTGGGGCGACAACGGCGAAGGCAGCAACGACTCCGGCGGCAGCAAGCACAACCGCGGCGCCTTCGGCTATCGCGTCTGGCGGGGGCTTCGTGACCTGCGCGACGGCACCACCGGCACGCTGTTGGTCGGGGAGAACGGCCGGGACGACGGCTCCCGCAATTTCATTACGGTGAAGGCCCGCGGCGGACACACCATCTCCTACGCCGACGTCGTGAAAAGCCCCGGACCGGAATGCCTCAAAAAGGCCGCCGACCCCGATAACCCCGGCTTCTATCACCCGGACATCACCAACCTGCACCAGCGGGGCAACTACTGGAACATCGGCGACCCCTCCCAAACCGGGTTCTACACCACCCTGCCCCCCAACGGCCCCAGCTGTATGCAGGCCGACAACGCAGACTCCTCCGACGACGGCGTCATTAGCGCCGGCAGCTACCACACCGGCGGCGCCCAATTCCTCTTCGGCGACGGCTCCGTCAGTTTCATCTCGGAAACGATCGACACCGGAAACCTGACCGCCGGCGAACCGACCAGCGGGAAGAGCCCCTACGGCACCTGGGGCGCCCTGGGCACCCGGGCCGGCGGCGAAGTGCCGGACGATTACTGA
- a CDS encoding DUF1559 domain-containing protein, with product MSILRPAPGNSLAEGSRRRGFTLIELLVVIAIIAILVSLLLPAVQQAREAARRSQCQNNLKQLGLAMHNYHSTYKVFPTSKGGSDDGGGRARPYGSNEGWLSFIVPLTPFMDQTALWNQISKPMSVLPDGTVQDPPYPAGGSYPDYSSYPPWKNQISSLLCPSDSAEPAGVADTNYAGNLGDNGAGNNSTNMSRARGMFAGVRGGNPKHFSLADARDGTVNTLLIGEIGRDNGAESFQGGYLMGAPMTPVNGDNTTPDAYTDPKATCLDIAEDPNVPGTYNTSSGSYTYARYRGDHWSAGGASATGFNTILSPNGPSCQQSSTAWHAFVTGLGFFSPGSYHTGGAQFALCDGSVRFISETIDTGNLSATNPLKGQSPYGTWGALGSRAGGEVVDDF from the coding sequence ATGTCCATTCTTCGCCCCGCACCGGGGAACTCTCTCGCTGAAGGAAGCCGCCGTCGCGGCTTCACGCTGATCGAACTGCTGGTGGTGATCGCGATCATCGCGATCCTGGTCTCCCTGCTGCTCCCCGCGGTGCAACAGGCCCGCGAGGCCGCCCGCCGCAGCCAGTGCCAGAACAACCTCAAGCAGTTGGGGCTGGCGATGCACAACTATCACAGCACCTACAAGGTCTTCCCGACCTCCAAAGGCGGGTCGGACGACGGCGGCGGTCGCGCCCGCCCCTACGGCAGCAACGAGGGCTGGCTGAGCTTTATCGTCCCGCTGACGCCCTTCATGGATCAGACGGCGTTGTGGAACCAGATCAGCAAGCCGATGTCCGTCCTGCCGGACGGCACCGTCCAGGACCCGCCCTACCCCGCGGGCGGCTCCTACCCGGATTACAGCAGCTATCCGCCGTGGAAGAACCAGATCTCCTCGCTGCTGTGCCCCTCCGACTCCGCGGAACCTGCGGGCGTCGCCGACACCAACTACGCCGGGAACCTGGGCGATAACGGCGCCGGGAATAACTCCACGAACATGAGTCGGGCCCGCGGCATGTTCGCGGGGGTCCGCGGCGGCAACCCGAAGCACTTCAGCCTCGCCGACGCCCGGGACGGCACGGTCAACACGCTGCTGATCGGCGAGATCGGCCGCGACAACGGGGCCGAATCCTTCCAGGGCGGCTACCTGATGGGCGCCCCCATGACGCCGGTGAACGGCGACAATACCACGCCCGACGCCTACACCGACCCCAAGGCCACCTGCCTGGACATCGCCGAAGATCCCAACGTGCCGGGGACGTACAACACCTCCAGCGGGTCTTACACCTACGCCCGCTACCGCGGCGACCACTGGTCCGCCGGCGGGGCCTCCGCCACCGGGTTCAACACGATCCTGTCGCCCAACGGCCCCAGCTGCCAGCAGTCCTCCACGGCATGGCACGCGTTCGTGACCGGGCTCGGCTTCTTCAGCCCCGGCAGTTACCACACCGGCGGCGCCCAGTTCGCATTGTGCGACGGTTCGGTCCGGTTCATCTCCGAGACGATCGACACCGGCAACCTCAGCGCCACGAACCCCCTGAAGGGCCAGAGCCCCTACGGCACGTGGGGCGCCCTGGGCAGTCGGGCCGGCGGCGAAGTCGTGGACGACTTCTGA
- a CDS encoding DUF1559 domain-containing protein, which produces MPSAPLPPNVRTVRRRGFTLIELLVVIAIIAILVSLLLPAVQQAREAARRSQCQNNLKQMALAMHNYHSTYKVFPAGKGGSHDNGSTPRETHGAEGWSSFIIALLPYMDQTALWNQISRPLAVKPDGSVQNPPFAPGGAYPDFSNYGPWRNQISSLLCPSDGSEPTGVADTNYGGNWGDNGRSGRTVNLSIARGMFAGDRGVRDRRLQFSIGDARDGTVNTLLIGEIGRDNGNQAFQGGYMRGVSLATIAGGNGYSDPYVECLQAVDDPNLPGTYGGTGTYTNNRGSYWTAGGVAATGFHTILPPNGPSCGPGGDSWNGIQDGYGIYSAGSYHTGGVQVALVDGSVRFISETIDTGNLENSSLNANVTKGPSPYGTWGALGTRGGGEVVSDF; this is translated from the coding sequence ATGCCCTCCGCCCCCCTGCCGCCCAACGTACGGACGGTTCGCCGCCGCGGCTTCACGCTGATCGAACTGCTGGTGGTCATCGCGATCATCGCGATCCTGGTCTCCCTGCTGCTCCCCGCGGTGCAACAGGCCCGCGAGGCCGCCCGCCGCAGCCAGTGCCAGAACAACCTCAAGCAGATGGCGCTGGCGATGCACAACTATCACAGCACCTACAAGGTCTTCCCGGCCGGCAAGGGCGGGTCGCACGACAACGGCTCCACGCCGCGCGAAACGCACGGCGCCGAGGGCTGGTCCAGCTTCATCATCGCGCTGCTGCCCTACATGGACCAGACGGCATTGTGGAACCAGATCAGCAGGCCGTTGGCCGTGAAGCCCGACGGCTCCGTTCAGAACCCGCCGTTCGCCCCCGGCGGCGCCTACCCGGACTTCTCCAACTACGGACCCTGGCGCAACCAGATTTCGTCCCTGCTCTGCCCCAGCGACGGCTCGGAACCGACCGGCGTCGCCGATACCAACTACGGCGGGAACTGGGGCGACAACGGCCGCAGCGGCCGGACCGTCAACCTCTCCATCGCCCGCGGCATGTTCGCCGGCGACCGCGGGGTACGCGACCGCCGCCTGCAGTTCAGCATCGGCGACGCTCGCGACGGGACCGTCAACACCCTGCTGATCGGCGAGATCGGTCGCGACAACGGCAACCAGGCCTTTCAGGGCGGCTATATGCGGGGCGTGAGCTTGGCCACGATCGCCGGCGGCAACGGCTACTCCGACCCGTACGTCGAGTGCCTGCAGGCCGTCGACGACCCGAATCTCCCCGGCACCTACGGCGGGACCGGCACCTACACGAACAATCGCGGTTCCTACTGGACCGCCGGCGGCGTCGCCGCGACCGGCTTCCACACCATCCTGCCCCCGAACGGCCCCAGCTGCGGCCCGGGCGGAGACTCGTGGAACGGCATCCAGGACGGCTACGGCATCTACTCCGCCGGCAGCTACCACACCGGCGGCGTCCAGGTGGCGCTGGTCGACGGTTCGGTCCGGTTCATCTCCGAGACCATCGACACCGGCAACCTAGAGAACTCCTCCCTCAACGCCAACGTCACCAAGGGGCCCAGCCCCTACGGGACCTGGGGCGCCCTGGGCACCCGCGGCGGCGGCGAGGTCGTCAGCGACTTCTGA